The following is a genomic window from Helicobacter sp. NHP19-003.
GCCCTTGCGCTTTTGCCCCTTGTGATAGCGGGTGGCTAAGTCTAGAGCTTCTTGGATTTTTGGGGTGATGATGGTGGTGTTTTTTAAGACATTAAACGCCTCATCGGGGCTCGCAATGTCCTTAACGAGTTCTAAAATTTCGCCTAATCTGCCATAGTGGGGCGATTTAGAATCTCTCATCAATGTAGTCAAGACCGATCTTCCCCTCTGCAATTTCGCAAATGGCAATATCGGTGGGCTTGTGGGTTTTGACATCCATCGCCACAAGGGGTTGCACCCCAGCACCTAGCTGCTTGACCCGTGAAAAGATCAAATTAGAGAGAATATAGCGGTCGCCATTGACTTTGTCCAAAGCCTTCGCCACGATTTCTTCTGTTCGCATCTGTCGTCCTTTTTCGTTATTTCACCATAGAAAACACACCCTGTTGGTCCTTAATCACATGCAAGAGATTGTCTTTTTTAAACATGTTGCAGACCACAATGGGCAACTTATTGTCTTTGGCTAGGGAGATCGCCGTGTCGTCCATCACTTCAATATTGCCAATCAAGGCCTCATTATAACCCATGACATCAATTTTTTGGGCATCTTCAAACTTATGCGGGTCTTTGTCGTAGATCCCATCCACTTTCGTGGCTTTGACGATCAAATCCGCCCCGATCTCAATGGCCCTAAGCGTGGCAGCGGTGTCGGTGGTGAAAAAGGGGTTGCCCGTGCCGGCGGCAAAGATCACAATCCGTCCCTTTTCTAAATGCCTAATGGCTTTGCGGTGGATGTAAGTTTCGCACACTTCTTGAATCTCCACCGCGCTTTGCACCCGCACATCTAACCCCATATGCTCTAAGGCTTCTTGCATGGCGACCGCATTGATCACCGTGGCCAACATGCCCATGTAATCTCCGCTCGTGCGCCGAATGATGCCCCCCTTAGCCGCACTCACCCCCCGAATGATGTTGCCCCCGCCGATCACAATGCCAACTTCTATACCGTTGTCGGCAAGCATTTTGATCTCTTTGGCAATGTAGCTTAAAATCTGTATATCGATTCCAAAGTTCGTATCTCCCGCTAAGGCCTCTCCTGAAAACTTCACCAAAACACGCTTTTTAGAGTGCTCTTTATTTTGCATAGACTCCCTTCAAATCCATAAATGCCAAAAGGCCACATTTTACAACAAATAGCCTTAAGTCAAGGCACGCACTATGCCAGCCATTGCCCCCACGCTTTTTAAGACTTCATCGGGGCTAATGGTGTAGGGGGGCATGAAATAAATCGTGTTGCCTAGCGGGCGTAACAACAAGCCAAATTCTAAGCCCTTTTGATACACCGCAAGGCTTAGGCGTTTACTCCCTTGATAGCCTTCTAGCTCAAAGGCAAAGACCATCCCACAAGTGCGCAAGTTTTTAACGCCCTTTAGGGGAGC
Proteins encoded in this region:
- a CDS encoding DNA-directed RNA polymerase subunit omega, translated to MRTEEIVAKALDKVNGDRYILSNLIFSRVKQLGAGVQPLVAMDVKTHKPTDIAICEIAEGKIGLDYIDERF
- the pyrH gene encoding UMP kinase, producing the protein MQNKEHSKKRVLVKFSGEALAGDTNFGIDIQILSYIAKEIKMLADNGIEVGIVIGGGNIIRGVSAAKGGIIRRTSGDYMGMLATVINAVAMQEALEHMGLDVRVQSAVEIQEVCETYIHRKAIRHLEKGRIVIFAAGTGNPFFTTDTAATLRAIEIGADLIVKATKVDGIYDKDPHKFEDAQKIDVMGYNEALIGNIEVMDDTAISLAKDNKLPIVVCNMFKKDNLLHVIKDQQGVFSMVK